Below is a genomic region from Vibrio pomeroyi.
CAGACAGATCATTGCGATCGGCATGGGTGGCGGCTCAACCATTGCCTCTCAAGAGCTGCAACACCGACTGTTCCGATTGGGTTATCCGGTTGTGTCGTACAACGATGGCTTAATGTCGCGCATGGTTGCTGCCACGGCAGATGCCAACGATGTGATGGTGATGATTTCCGCGACAGGCTTTACGCCAGTGATCACCGAAACCGCCGAGCTAGCGAAACAATACGGGCTTAAGATCATCGCGATTACCCCACAAGACACGCCACTGGCAAAGATTGCGAATATTGTTTTGCCAATCAAACACATGGAAACCGACTTCATCTACAAGCCATCAGCATCTCGCTACGCAATGTTGGCGTTGGTGGATGTGCTTTCGATGGGCATGGCGGTCAATCACAAGAACCGTTCGCGCGATAAACTGCGTCGCTTGAAGGTTGCACTCGATTCTTACCGAGGCGGCGGTGACCGACAGCCTCTCGGTGACTAAACGTTACCGAAACCAAGCTTGTCGCAGCTAAATCAAAATAGAATCTGAATTAAAAAGCCCCGCACTATTCACTCAATCGAGTCGATACTTCGGGGTTTTTGTAATTGTGATTTTGTCGGAAGTCACTCGTCTGAGTCAATTGAAGTTAAAATGAACTCGACTCGCTCCTCAACAGATAATTTAGGCACTTCCACCAGTTGATAACCAAACTGGGTATAGGCTGCCACCATCTTTTCATAGGTGGCGACCGCCTCTTTAAAATCTTGCTTGCGCTCTTGATCATTGATGAAAATCGAATCCCATGGCGGGAAGATAAATACCTTGGCATTGTATTCGAGCTCATTACAGCTATTCAGCAAGGATTCTGGAATAGGCAGCGTTTCTAACAGGCTGTAACCGTATGAATCCACGATGCTTCTATCAAAGAAAACGAGTTGCTCACTTGCCTCAAATTCTTGGTAATTAGCTAACTCTTCTCGCACCATCTCATCACGAAAAGCCACTTTATCTAACCATGGTAAGGCGCTACCTTGTTGCTCAACTTGGTGCTGAATGACTTTACGCCCGACTTCTGGTGCGCAGCGATAGCCCTTGCTTTTCAAAGCGTCGATGACCGAGGTTTTGCCCGATCCCGGCCCACCGGTAAATACGATTAGATTGTTCAAATAGACCTCTTCAAAGGGGGAAAATAACGAATTGAACGTTAACGAAACCCAAGTTAACGAATCAAGGACAGAATGGACTTAAATTCTGGTGCGCGGCAATCTTTCACTAGCTCGTACAGGCTCATTTCTAATCCCGTAATTTGGACACCAGCGTCACGCAATCGGCTGATGGCCAGTTTCTTGTTCAATGCTGTTCGTGAACTAATGCAGTCACCAACGACCTGAACCTTGTAGCCAAGTTCCAACAACCCCATTGCAGTTTGATAGACACAAATATGAGCCTCAATGCCACACACTAACCACGTATCCACATCCTTGGCTTGCACTGCCTCAACAAACTTAGGCTCGTTACACGCGTTGAACGTGGATTTCGGTATCGGCTTAGCGTCACTCAATAGGTCATTCAGCTCACTAACGGTTGCCCCCAACTTCTCTGGGTTCTGCTCCAAGCTAACAACAGGAAGACCTAAGAGCTTCGCTCCTTCAATCAGCTTTCCACAGTTAGCAATCAGTGTCTCGCTCTCATCAACAAGGCGTGCGAGCTTGCCCTGAACATCCACAACCACCAAGCCTGTCTTTTGTTTCGTTAGCATGTTGACTCCTTGTTTTGGGCAGCCTGATTACTTACGCAATCTGATGTGTATGTTTTCTACTATGTAATGATTCAGCTTACAAAGCCATACAGTAATACATAAAAGACTACGGAATAATGGTCATCAACGGTCGAAAGGCCGCAAAACAAAAATAATTGATACTGACATGACATTAAAGAGTGAGTAAGAAAAATGAACAAGATTACGAAATCAGCATTAGCACTGGGCTTGATCAGCGCGGTTTCTCTTCCAGCTTTAGCAGCAGGCACTGACGGCGGCGCATACATTGGTGGTGGCCTTAGCGTCTACCAAGATTCAGATACAGATGGCGCGCCGAGCTTAGATTCTAGCGGCATGGGTTACAACCTATACGGCGGTTACCAATTCAACCGTATCGTTGGCGTGGAACTTGGCTACACAGATTACGCAAACTACAAAAACAGCACTGACAAGCTTTCACCAACGTCTATTTCTGTGTCAGCAAACCTAGGTTACACATTCGACAACACAATCCGCCCATTCGTATTGGCTGGTTTAAGCTCTGTCGACCTCAATGCGAATAGCGGTGCAGGATACGACGATGATAGCGGTACAGGCTTCCACTTTGGTGTTGGTGTTGAATACACGCCGGTTGAACACCTAACACTACGCCTAATCTCGCAAGCAGATGCGGTAAGCGTAGATGACTACTCAATTGGAAGTAACGGCTCATTCAAAAGCGATGACCATACGCTTGCATTCAACAGCATTAGCTTCGGTGGTTCATACAACTTCTAATGTGATTGAACCACATAGAATAAGCTGAACATACTAATTCACTTTGCTGTTCCACCTTGTCATGAAGGTCACTCAGTAAAGTGAATTTTTTGTTTCTACACACCTATCGCGTCATTTCACTTTAACCAGTTATCGCTCATCACCGTCCAATTGAGCTTTATGCGTTGATATTAGAGCTTTCTTGGTAGCGAGACTAAAATAAAGGGATAAGAGACGCAGGAAAACAAACCTATGAATCTACCAAGCTTAAACATGTCGATAAACAAGCTGCCCTTTGTGTTGGCTGTGTATTATCTGCTTGTCATCAACATCCCTCTCTCCCAAGAGCTGTTTAGTATTGTTCAGGCATCTAAGTCTGAAAGCGTTGCGTTTCTTATATCCATCCCTATCTTCTTCCTTGCTGCCTTCAATTTTATCTTCCAAGTCTTCAACTGGCCGATATTCTCCAAGCCATTTTTTATCTTCTTGCTCATCACCTCAACACTCGTCAGCTACAGCATGTTCAATTACGGCATCTATGTCGACTATGGGATGATAGAGAACGTATTCGAAACTAATAGTGGCGAAGCAGCAAGCTATGTAAGTACCCACTCAATCTTATGGTTATTCGCGATGGGGATTGTCCCGTCACTCATCCTACTGTTTACCAAACTTAAGCGAGAGTCATGGAAAGATTTCTTTGTCTGGAAGTCGATTGGATTGCTCTCTTCATTGATTGTTATCGCGATTATTGCTGGGCTGTTTTACAAAGATTATGTCTCGATTGGTCGCAATAACTCTCACATCAAAAAGATGATCATCCCAACCGAATATGTGTCATCCGCAGTCAAATACATCAATAACACCTATATCAAAGAACCCATCCCCTACCAAGAACTAGGGTTAGATGCGAAACAAACACCACAAGCCAAAGCGGCAACCAAACCGACCTTACTGGTGTTTGTGCTGGGTGAAACCGCGCGCGTGTATAACTACCAATATCATGGCTATGAGAGAGAAACGAACGCTTACACCCAGCCTTACAACCCGATATTTTTCTCTGATGTTCAGTCGTGTGGCACAGCCACTGCAGTTTCTGTGCCGTGTATGTTCTCGAACATGAATCGCAGCAACTACGACCGAGACAAGGCTTACAATCAAGATAACGTGGTCGACATCATGAACCGCGCGGGCATTCACTCTATCTGGCGAGAACATGATGGTGGAGACAAGGCGGTTGCACACCGAATCAAAGAGATGACGCTCGTCGCTAAAGACAGCGACCCGTTATGTAATAACGATGTGTGCTACGACACAGCGATGCTGGAGAACTTCGAGCAAGATACTCAAGATCTCAGCCAAGATAGCATCATTTTCTATCATATTGCCGGATCTCATGGCCCTACTTACTTTGAACGCTATCCAGAAGAACATATGAAGTTCACACCAGACTGCGGTCGCGCCGATATTGAAAACTGTACCAAAGAGGAAGTGGTTAACACCTACGACAACACCATCTTGTACACGGATTTCTTCCTATCACAGGCGATGCAAAAGCTTGAGAAACTCACCGACAAATACAACGTGGCATTGATGTATGTGTCCGATCACGGCGAGTCATTGGGAGAGAATGGCGTCTACTTACACGGCATGCCTTACTCGCTAGCACCAAAGGAACAAACCCACGTTCCACTGATCTTTTGGATGTCGGATGGCTTTGCCGCTGAGAAAGGCATCAGTGACACGTGCTTGCGTAAAGCAGGAAAAGAACAGAGCTTCTCACACGATAACCTGTTCGACTCTTTGCTCGGCCTAATGGACGTTCAAACCCAAGAATACCGAGAGAACCAAGATATCTTCGCTGCGTGTCGATAATGATCTTACTTGAGTGAGTAGTCGAAAAATGCAACTTGCCTAAATAAGCTCATCTCTATATCCCTCTAAAAAAGAAAAGACCTCGGTCTTTTCTTTTTTTTTCCATCGCTAACGTGACACCAGAGTGCTAATTTATAACCTCTAAACAATAAGCTACATTTATTAGAGAGCCCGAAGCACTCGTTATCTCGGCTCTCGCTCCCAAAAAATAGGGCTCTACATAGCACCTTAATAGTGCTCTAATCTCGATGGTTACGTCATATCATTAAGGACAACGAATGGACGCTTTCATAATTTCAAGCTGGCAATTTTCTGAGGGTGTGGCACATGAACACACCACCAGCCCAGCCTCATTCGAGCAATCAACTTGGTATCACTGCCAAAGAGATGCTGACGGTTTGAGAGAATGGCTCCACAGTAATACGGTTCCAAATGCCATCATCGATTCATTACTC
It encodes:
- a CDS encoding MurR/RpiR family transcriptional regulator; protein product: MSLEVDIISQITERFPALRDAEKKVAKLIMDDIDFAANASITELAEGAQVSEATITRFAKAIGCNNVRDMKIKLAQTLTVGQRFILEPVNQTGYQGIYESIKQSLDINRTLFKEQDVETAVSWLHNARQIIAIGMGGGSTIASQELQHRLFRLGYPVVSYNDGLMSRMVAATADANDVMVMISATGFTPVITETAELAKQYGLKIIAITPQDTPLAKIANIVLPIKHMETDFIYKPSASRYAMLALVDVLSMGMAVNHKNRSRDKLRRLKVALDSYRGGGDRQPLGD
- a CDS encoding AAA family ATPase gives rise to the protein MNNLIVFTGGPGSGKTSVIDALKSKGYRCAPEVGRKVIQHQVEQQGSALPWLDKVAFRDEMVREELANYQEFEASEQLVFFDRSIVDSYGYSLLETLPIPESLLNSCNELEYNAKVFIFPPWDSIFINDQERKQDFKEAVATYEKMVAAYTQFGYQLVEVPKLSVEERVEFILTSIDSDE
- a CDS encoding hydrolase; this translates as MLTKQKTGLVVVDVQGKLARLVDESETLIANCGKLIEGAKLLGLPVVSLEQNPEKLGATVSELNDLLSDAKPIPKSTFNACNEPKFVEAVQAKDVDTWLVCGIEAHICVYQTAMGLLELGYKVQVVGDCISSRTALNKKLAISRLRDAGVQITGLEMSLYELVKDCRAPEFKSILSLIR
- a CDS encoding porin family protein, which translates into the protein MNKITKSALALGLISAVSLPALAAGTDGGAYIGGGLSVYQDSDTDGAPSLDSSGMGYNLYGGYQFNRIVGVELGYTDYANYKNSTDKLSPTSISVSANLGYTFDNTIRPFVLAGLSSVDLNANSGAGYDDDSGTGFHFGVGVEYTPVEHLTLRLISQADAVSVDDYSIGSNGSFKSDDHTLAFNSISFGGSYNF
- a CDS encoding phosphoethanolamine--lipid A transferase, with the translated sequence MNLPSLNMSINKLPFVLAVYYLLVINIPLSQELFSIVQASKSESVAFLISIPIFFLAAFNFIFQVFNWPIFSKPFFIFLLITSTLVSYSMFNYGIYVDYGMIENVFETNSGEAASYVSTHSILWLFAMGIVPSLILLFTKLKRESWKDFFVWKSIGLLSSLIVIAIIAGLFYKDYVSIGRNNSHIKKMIIPTEYVSSAVKYINNTYIKEPIPYQELGLDAKQTPQAKAATKPTLLVFVLGETARVYNYQYHGYERETNAYTQPYNPIFFSDVQSCGTATAVSVPCMFSNMNRSNYDRDKAYNQDNVVDIMNRAGIHSIWREHDGGDKAVAHRIKEMTLVAKDSDPLCNNDVCYDTAMLENFEQDTQDLSQDSIIFYHIAGSHGPTYFERYPEEHMKFTPDCGRADIENCTKEEVVNTYDNTILYTDFFLSQAMQKLEKLTDKYNVALMYVSDHGESLGENGVYLHGMPYSLAPKEQTHVPLIFWMSDGFAAEKGISDTCLRKAGKEQSFSHDNLFDSLLGLMDVQTQEYRENQDIFAACR